One segment of Variovorax sp. PAMC28562 DNA contains the following:
- the mgtA gene encoding magnesium-translocating P-type ATPase: MVEAQPLDAPAQWWLEAPAATSGLTQTQAEAALAQYGANRFESRQAKPLLVQFAARFRNPLVLILLVASAVSAMTGDLSNFAIIITMVVLSVAMDFFQEHRAGRAADQLRDSVALRTQVERDGKAQAVAVVVADVVPGDIVRLSAGDRVPADGVLLDARDFFVNQALLTGESYPVEKRPGIDSAHEAGNAVFMGSTVVSGSARVLVRLTGRRTALGAVAHSILADPPPTAFEIGTQRFGSMIMRLTLLLVLFVLLVNVWLDRPLIDSFLFAVALAVGLTPELLPMVISVTLSRGAMRMAALRVIVKRLPAIQNLGAMDVLCTDKTGTLTEANIRLDHCVDAEHRDTGRVLTLAHLNSRFESGLKSPLDDAVLVCGTDDGGWTKVDEVPFDFERRRVSVLLERAGQRCLVVKGAPDDVLKLCSHYEVSGGQARVLLDDATRERLHDDCRALEREGLRVLGVASRDMQSTQSHVVVGDESGMAFAGFAAFIDPPKPGAAEALAALARSGVEVKIVSGDSELVTQHLCALLKLPVRGVLTGSELAQMDETTLRTRAGQTTLFCRVNPAQKNRIVLALKARGHVVGYLGDGVNDAPPLRSADVGITVDSAVDVAREMADLVMLDHDLAVLHEGVLEGRRTFGNVMKYIMMGTSSNFGNMLSMAVASLFLPFLPMLPTQILLNNVLYDLSEAAIPLDTVDAEDLRQPHTLDIGFIQRFMWLFGSISSLFDALTFWLLFHVLEANETLFRTGWFVESLVTQVLVIFVIRTRGRPWASRPSGVLTIASLGTVAVALALPFTPLGALFHFAPPPLVFFGWLAGMVMAYLVTVEVAKRFFYSRIRNRSTAVQPA, encoded by the coding sequence ATGGTCGAAGCCCAGCCTCTGGATGCGCCCGCCCAATGGTGGCTCGAAGCACCTGCGGCCACGAGCGGCCTGACGCAAACGCAAGCCGAAGCCGCCCTCGCACAGTACGGTGCGAACCGCTTCGAGTCCCGACAGGCCAAGCCGTTGCTGGTGCAGTTCGCTGCACGCTTTCGCAATCCGCTCGTCCTGATCCTGCTGGTCGCCAGCGCCGTTTCGGCCATGACCGGCGACCTGTCGAACTTCGCCATCATCATCACGATGGTCGTGCTGAGCGTGGCAATGGACTTCTTCCAGGAGCACCGCGCCGGACGCGCCGCTGACCAGCTGCGCGACTCGGTCGCGCTGCGCACCCAGGTCGAACGCGATGGCAAGGCGCAAGCGGTCGCGGTCGTGGTCGCCGATGTCGTGCCGGGCGACATCGTCCGGCTGTCCGCAGGCGACCGTGTGCCCGCCGACGGCGTGCTGCTCGACGCACGGGACTTCTTCGTCAATCAGGCGCTGCTCACCGGCGAGTCGTACCCGGTCGAAAAGCGACCGGGCATCGACAGTGCGCACGAAGCGGGCAATGCGGTCTTCATGGGGAGTACGGTGGTCAGCGGAAGCGCGCGGGTACTGGTGCGCCTGACGGGTCGGCGCACCGCACTCGGTGCCGTGGCGCACAGCATCCTCGCCGACCCGCCACCGACCGCGTTCGAGATCGGCACCCAGCGTTTCGGCAGCATGATCATGCGGCTCACCCTGCTGCTGGTGCTGTTCGTGCTGCTGGTCAACGTGTGGCTCGATCGGCCGCTCATCGACTCCTTTCTCTTTGCCGTCGCACTGGCGGTCGGGCTGACGCCGGAGCTGCTGCCGATGGTCATTTCGGTGACGCTCTCGCGCGGCGCCATGCGGATGGCGGCGCTGCGCGTCATCGTGAAGCGGCTACCGGCCATCCAGAACCTGGGCGCGATGGATGTCCTGTGCACCGACAAGACCGGCACGCTGACCGAGGCCAATATCCGGCTCGACCACTGCGTGGATGCGGAGCATCGTGATACCGGTCGCGTGCTGACGCTGGCGCACCTGAACAGCCGCTTCGAGAGCGGCTTGAAGAGCCCGCTGGACGATGCGGTCCTGGTGTGCGGAACGGACGATGGTGGATGGACCAAAGTGGACGAAGTGCCCTTCGACTTCGAGCGCCGGCGAGTGTCGGTGCTGCTGGAGCGTGCCGGGCAGCGCTGCCTGGTGGTCAAGGGCGCACCGGACGATGTCCTGAAGCTTTGCAGTCACTACGAGGTTTCGGGCGGCCAGGCGCGCGTGCTGCTGGACGACGCGACACGCGAGCGGCTCCACGACGATTGCCGGGCGCTGGAGCGCGAAGGCCTGCGCGTGCTCGGCGTCGCATCGCGCGACATGCAGAGCACGCAGAGTCACGTGGTCGTCGGCGACGAAAGCGGAATGGCCTTCGCCGGCTTCGCTGCGTTCATCGACCCACCCAAGCCTGGTGCGGCCGAAGCCCTGGCTGCGCTGGCGCGCAGTGGTGTCGAAGTGAAGATCGTCAGCGGCGACAGCGAGCTCGTCACACAGCACCTGTGCGCTCTCCTGAAGCTTCCGGTACGTGGTGTCCTGACAGGCAGCGAACTGGCGCAGATGGACGAGACCACCCTGCGAACCAGGGCCGGCCAGACCACGCTCTTTTGCCGCGTCAACCCGGCGCAGAAGAACCGCATCGTGCTGGCGCTCAAGGCGCGCGGGCACGTGGTCGGCTACCTGGGCGACGGCGTCAACGATGCCCCGCCGCTGCGCTCGGCCGACGTCGGCATCACGGTCGACAGCGCCGTCGACGTGGCCCGAGAAATGGCCGACCTGGTGATGCTCGACCACGACCTGGCCGTGCTCCACGAAGGCGTTCTCGAAGGCCGGCGCACCTTCGGCAACGTCATGAAGTACATCATGATGGGCACCAGTTCCAACTTTGGAAACATGCTCAGCATGGCGGTGGCTTCGTTGTTCCTGCCCTTCCTGCCGATGCTTCCGACGCAGATCCTGCTGAACAACGTCCTGTACGACTTGTCGGAGGCTGCAATTCCCCTGGACACGGTCGATGCCGAGGATTTGCGCCAGCCCCATACGCTGGACATCGGCTTCATCCAGCGCTTCATGTGGCTCTTCGGGTCGATCAGCTCGCTCTTCGATGCGCTCACTTTCTGGCTTCTGTTCCACGTGCTGGAGGCCAACGAAACGCTGTTTCGCACCGGCTGGTTCGTCGAGTCGCTGGTGACTCAGGTGCTGGTGATCTTCGTCATTCGGACGCGCGGCCGGCCGTGGGCAAGCCGTCCGAGCGGTGTGCTGACGATCGCCTCGCTGGGCACGGTGGCGGTGGCGCTCGCACTGCCGTTCACGCCGCTCGGCGCACTCTTCCACTTTGCGCCGCCACCGCTGGTTTTCTTTGGCTGGCTGGCCGGCATGGTGATGGCGTATCTCGTGACAGTCGAGGTGGCCAAACGATTCTTCTACTCGCGCATCAGGAACCGTTCTACGGCAGTTCAGCCCGCCTGA
- a CDS encoding trypsin-like peptidase domain-containing protein translates to MTCIAMSSACIAIDAQPMAPSVAAIPVAVSPPSFAEVFATRSAAVVDITTLSFASNSTTDDGELEVEPGSDFADRLPRPLPASLPAGGFRDTATGVVMDRNGLILTSAHVITGIDEVQVYLSDGRRFVGRVLGVDKATDTGLLRIDATDLPVAVFGDSSALAVGDWVAAIGSPFGFHNTVTAGVVSATGRYLPGANDLPFVQTDVAINPGSSGSPLFNERGEVVAINSMILSGSGGYMGLSFAVPINLALEVAAQLRDHGSVRRARIGAAFQEVTAGLARSFGLDEAAGAVVIQVDATGPAATAGLLRGDIVRTVDGTRMPHYTDLRRNLAQRPPGSRVRLELWRGARSMTLSVTLAEEPKPGNGTAGKGATAPAPPAWNDGLGLRLAELSPAQRIRLGEVNGLLVREAAGAARSEGVRTGDVIVAVNETAVDRIDAYVYILSRLPPGRTAALLVRRDKGLAYIPVRLPERAARSDLR, encoded by the coding sequence TTGACCTGCATTGCAATGTCGAGTGCGTGCATCGCTATCGACGCGCAGCCGATGGCGCCATCTGTCGCGGCAATCCCCGTTGCGGTCTCTCCGCCCTCCTTCGCCGAAGTCTTCGCGACGCGAAGCGCAGCGGTCGTCGACATCACAACGCTGAGCTTTGCCAGTAACTCGACCACCGACGACGGCGAACTCGAAGTCGAACCCGGCAGCGACTTTGCCGACCGCCTGCCCAGGCCACTTCCTGCGAGCTTGCCTGCCGGTGGCTTTCGGGACACCGCAACAGGTGTCGTGATGGACCGCAACGGCCTGATCCTGACCAGTGCGCACGTCATCACCGGCATCGACGAAGTGCAGGTCTACCTGAGCGACGGTCGCCGCTTCGTCGGGCGCGTGCTCGGCGTCGACAAGGCCACCGACACCGGCTTGCTGCGCATCGACGCCACCGACCTGCCCGTCGCAGTGTTCGGCGATTCGTCGGCGCTGGCCGTGGGCGACTGGGTCGCCGCCATCGGCTCCCCTTTCGGCTTTCACAACACGGTGACCGCGGGGGTGGTGAGCGCCACCGGGCGCTACCTGCCGGGTGCGAACGATCTGCCTTTCGTGCAGACCGATGTCGCCATCAACCCCGGTAGCTCAGGCAGCCCGTTGTTCAACGAACGCGGTGAAGTCGTCGCCATCAATTCGATGATCCTGAGCGGCAGCGGTGGCTACATGGGATTGTCTTTTGCAGTCCCCATCAACCTGGCACTCGAAGTGGCGGCGCAATTACGCGACCACGGGTCGGTACGCCGCGCGCGAATCGGCGCGGCCTTTCAGGAAGTCACCGCGGGGCTGGCACGTTCGTTCGGCCTCGACGAAGCGGCGGGCGCCGTGGTGATTCAGGTCGACGCTACCGGCCCGGCCGCCACCGCGGGCCTGTTGCGTGGCGATATCGTGCGCACCGTCGACGGCACACGCATGCCGCACTACACCGACCTGCGCCGCAATCTCGCGCAACGCCCGCCCGGCTCCAGAGTGCGGCTCGAACTGTGGCGCGGCGCACGCTCGATGACACTCTCGGTCACGTTGGCCGAGGAGCCGAAGCCGGGAAACGGGACCGCAGGCAAAGGAGCGACGGCGCCGGCGCCACCGGCGTGGAACGACGGGCTCGGACTGCGGCTCGCCGAGCTGTCGCCTGCGCAACGGATCCGACTCGGCGAAGTGAACGGCTTGCTGGTCCGCGAAGCTGCCGGCGCTGCGCGCAGCGAAGGGGTTCGGACCGGCGATGTCATCGTCGCCGTCAACGAGACCGCGGTCGATCGCATCGACGCCTACGTGTACATCCTTTCGCGCTTGCCGCCCGGCCGCACGGCCGCCTTGTTGGTGCGGCGCGACAAGGGCCTGGCCTACATACCGGTTCGGCTGCCCGAGCGTGCGGCCAGGAGCGACCTCCGATGA
- a CDS encoding FtsX-like permease family protein → MSRWLPFEWIVALRFLREGRLQTLFIVAGIAIGVAVIVFMSALLTGLQGNFIRRVLTAQAHIQLLPPKDTARVLGSQRDAAGVVREAPIVQPPLQRVKSIDQWQAVATEVRAMPGVLVVAPTASGSALVTRGSASRAISVIGVDPALYFRIVTVPEKMVRGSTRLTSTDMLIGTDLATDLGVDVGDKLRVSSADGVVQTLTVTGIFDLGSKPANQRTTYVAVRTAQSLLGLVGGVSDIEVTVRDIYAAEVIAQRITATTGVEADSWIATNAQFFTAVQAQKTSNTTIRFFVGLSVAFGIASVLVVSVVQKSREIGILRAMGISRGQVLRVFLVQGGLLGLLGSVVGSGLGWAALMLWQRYARNPDGTPLFPLAAEPSLFIASLLLATLTGLVAAFAPALRAARLDPVVAIRG, encoded by the coding sequence ATGAGCCGCTGGCTGCCCTTCGAGTGGATCGTCGCGCTGCGCTTTCTGCGCGAAGGCCGCCTGCAGACACTCTTTATCGTCGCCGGCATCGCGATCGGCGTAGCGGTGATCGTGTTCATGTCGGCGCTGCTCACCGGCTTGCAGGGCAATTTCATACGCCGGGTGCTGACGGCGCAGGCGCACATTCAGCTGCTGCCGCCGAAGGACACGGCGCGCGTGCTGGGTTCGCAGCGTGACGCCGCGGGTGTCGTGCGCGAAGCCCCGATCGTGCAGCCGCCGTTGCAGCGCGTTAAATCCATCGACCAGTGGCAAGCCGTGGCGACTGAGGTGCGAGCGATGCCCGGCGTGCTGGTAGTCGCTCCGACGGCCAGTGGTTCGGCACTGGTCACTCGGGGGAGCGCGAGCCGCGCCATCTCCGTCATCGGCGTCGATCCGGCGCTGTACTTTCGCATCGTCACCGTGCCGGAGAAGATGGTTCGCGGCAGCACGCGTCTGACATCGACCGACATGCTCATTGGCACCGACCTGGCGACCGACCTGGGCGTCGACGTGGGGGACAAGCTGCGCGTGTCGTCGGCCGACGGTGTGGTCCAGACGCTCACGGTGACAGGCATCTTCGACCTGGGCAGCAAGCCCGCCAATCAGCGCACCACCTATGTCGCGGTGCGCACTGCGCAGAGCCTGCTCGGGCTGGTCGGCGGCGTCTCCGATATCGAAGTGACGGTCAGGGACATCTATGCGGCCGAAGTCATCGCGCAGCGCATCACGGCGACCACCGGTGTCGAAGCCGACAGCTGGATTGCGACCAACGCGCAGTTTTTTACCGCCGTACAGGCACAGAAAACATCCAACACGACGATCCGCTTTTTCGTCGGCTTGTCGGTCGCATTCGGCATTGCCAGCGTGCTGGTGGTGTCGGTGGTGCAGAAGTCGCGGGAGATCGGCATCCTGCGCGCCATGGGCATTTCACGCGGCCAGGTGTTGCGTGTCTTTCTGGTGCAGGGCGGCCTGCTCGGCCTGCTCGGTTCCGTTGTCGGATCGGGCCTTGGCTGGGCGGCACTGATGCTGTGGCAACGCTATGCGCGCAACCCCGACGGAACGCCGCTGTTTCCGCTGGCCGCCGAACCGTCGCTCTTCATCGCTTCGTTGCTGCTCGCCACGCTCACCGGCCTCGTCGCGGCTTTTGCGCCGGCATTGCGTGCCGCACGGCTCGACCCGGTGGTGGCGATCCGTGGTTGA
- a CDS encoding cation-translocating P-type ATPase, producing MTGGPLAAPAPAPPVGLKEAEAQRRLVRDGANELPISRPRSMLRLAREVAFEPMFLLLVACGALYLTLGDLQEALMLLGFVFVVMAISFVQQRRSERSLDALRDLSSPQARVVRDGKERTVAARDLVVSDIVMLAEGDRVPADLSLIVCVNLAVDESLLTGESVPVAKQAASLAGAVFAGTLVTRGTAQGRVTATGVHSALGRIGQSLAAIKTESTPIQQETRRVVTRVAIVGLALAAALAIVFGLLRGDWLQGLLAGLTLAMALLPEELPMVLTLFLGLGAWRLSREKVLARSIPAVELLGATTVLCVDKTGTLTANRMTVRRLWSEAAVHDMGRDTLRDSEKADATPLQEELHGVLEYAVLASHRRAFDPMESAIGEAGQHLLAHTEHLHTDWTLIDDYPLSPEMLAMSRVWQSPDLRAFLIAAKGAPEAIVDLCHLDARRSASVAEQVVAMAADGLRVLGVAQATFAAGVLPGLQHDFDFQFLGLVGLEDPVRPDVPQAIAECRAAGIRVVMMTGDHPATALSVAKQAGLGTDAPVITGTELSNLSDAELDARLAATHIFCRVRPEQKLRLVRAFRARGDVVAMTGDGVNDAPALKAADIGVAMGARGTEVARQAAALVLLNDDFASLVTAVRYGRRVFANLRKAIVFVVAVHVPIIGLSILPVLFGWPMLLMPVHIVFLQLIIDPACSIVFEAEPLEPDAMTVPPRRPDQRLFDSVVLMRGLWQGLGLLLLLLATYAGARLMAPSDAGRDNMARALTFVVLVLANLASIHTNRSWSRTVWWGRAVTGGQFGWIVLATLAMLGVVLSVPAIGRLFAFTMPPPFMLLCGLGMAALSLLWFEGVKWRIRVRSRHVD from the coding sequence ATCACCGGTGGGCCGCTCGCCGCGCCAGCACCGGCACCCCCCGTCGGGTTGAAAGAGGCCGAAGCACAACGCCGACTGGTGCGTGACGGCGCGAACGAGTTGCCGATCTCCCGCCCACGCAGCATGTTGCGGCTGGCGCGCGAGGTGGCGTTCGAGCCGATGTTCCTGTTGCTGGTGGCGTGCGGCGCCCTCTACCTGACCCTGGGCGACCTTCAGGAGGCGCTGATGCTGCTGGGCTTCGTCTTCGTCGTGATGGCCATCAGCTTCGTCCAGCAGCGGCGCAGCGAACGCTCGCTCGATGCCTTGCGCGATCTGTCGAGTCCTCAGGCTCGCGTCGTCCGCGATGGAAAGGAGCGCACCGTCGCAGCCCGCGATCTGGTGGTGAGCGACATCGTGATGCTGGCCGAGGGCGATCGTGTGCCGGCCGATCTGTCGCTCATCGTTTGCGTCAATCTTGCGGTCGACGAGTCCCTGCTGACCGGGGAGTCGGTGCCTGTGGCCAAGCAGGCGGCGTCGCTCGCAGGCGCGGTGTTTGCCGGCACCCTTGTCACACGCGGCACGGCGCAAGGCCGGGTCACTGCCACGGGCGTGCATAGCGCGCTGGGCCGCATCGGCCAGTCGCTTGCTGCGATCAAGACCGAGTCCACACCGATCCAGCAGGAGACGCGACGTGTGGTCACGCGCGTTGCCATCGTCGGCCTGGCGTTGGCGGCTGCACTGGCCATTGTTTTCGGCTTGCTGCGTGGCGACTGGTTGCAAGGGCTGCTCGCCGGCCTGACGCTGGCCATGGCGTTGTTGCCGGAAGAGCTGCCGATGGTGCTGACGCTGTTTCTAGGCCTCGGTGCATGGCGCCTCTCCCGCGAAAAGGTGTTGGCCCGCAGCATCCCCGCGGTCGAACTGCTCGGCGCCACCACCGTGCTGTGCGTGGACAAGACCGGCACGCTGACGGCCAACCGCATGACCGTCAGGCGCCTGTGGTCCGAAGCGGCGGTGCACGACATGGGGCGCGACACGCTACGCGACAGCGAGAAGGCGGATGCCACGCCGCTGCAGGAAGAACTCCATGGGGTGCTGGAGTACGCGGTGCTTGCCAGCCACCGTCGCGCTTTCGATCCGATGGAATCGGCCATCGGCGAGGCTGGTCAACACCTGCTGGCGCACACCGAACACCTGCACACCGACTGGACCTTGATCGACGACTATCCCCTGTCACCCGAGATGCTGGCGATGTCGCGGGTCTGGCAATCGCCGGATCTGCGGGCCTTCCTCATCGCCGCGAAGGGCGCCCCCGAGGCCATCGTCGATCTATGCCATCTGGACGCCCGTCGCAGTGCGTCGGTCGCCGAGCAGGTCGTCGCGATGGCGGCAGACGGATTGCGCGTGCTGGGCGTGGCCCAGGCGACCTTCGCTGCCGGTGTGCTGCCCGGTCTGCAGCACGACTTCGACTTCCAGTTTCTCGGGCTGGTCGGGCTCGAAGACCCGGTGCGCCCGGACGTGCCGCAGGCCATCGCCGAATGCCGGGCCGCCGGCATCCGCGTGGTGATGATGACCGGCGACCATCCGGCCACGGCGCTGTCGGTGGCCAAGCAGGCAGGCCTGGGCACCGATGCACCGGTCATCACCGGCACCGAGCTTTCCAATTTGAGCGATGCCGAACTCGATGCGCGCCTGGCCGCGACGCACATCTTCTGTCGCGTGCGGCCCGAGCAGAAGCTGCGGCTCGTGCGCGCCTTTCGTGCGCGCGGCGACGTGGTCGCGATGACCGGCGACGGTGTCAACGACGCGCCTGCGCTCAAGGCGGCCGACATCGGCGTGGCGATGGGCGCGCGCGGCACAGAGGTGGCGCGCCAGGCTGCGGCGCTGGTCTTGCTGAACGACGACTTCGCATCGCTCGTGACCGCGGTTCGCTACGGTCGGCGCGTGTTCGCCAACCTGCGCAAGGCCATTGTTTTCGTGGTGGCGGTGCACGTGCCGATCATCGGCCTGTCGATCCTTCCGGTGCTGTTCGGCTGGCCGATGCTGCTGATGCCGGTGCACATCGTGTTCTTGCAACTGATCATCGACCCGGCCTGCTCGATCGTGTTCGAGGCCGAGCCGCTGGAGCCGGATGCGATGACCGTGCCGCCGCGCCGGCCCGACCAGCGCCTGTTCGACAGCGTGGTGCTGATGCGTGGTTTGTGGCAGGGCCTGGGCTTGCTGCTGCTGCTGCTGGCAACCTATGCCGGGGCCCGGCTCATGGCGCCATCGGATGCGGGCCGGGACAACATGGCGCGGGCGCTCACCTTCGTCGTGCTGGTGCTGGCCAATCTCGCGTCGATCCACACCAACCGATCGTGGAGCCGCACTGTCTGGTGGGGCCGTGCGGTGACGGGGGGTCAGTTCGGCTGGATCGTTCTGGCAACGCTGGCCATGTTGGGGGTGGTGTTGAGCGTGCCCGCGATCGGTCGGCTGTTCGCCTTCACGATGCCGCCGCCATTCATGCTGCTGTGTGGACTCGGCATGGCGGCCTTGAGCCTGCTTTGGTTCGAAGGCGTGAAATGGCGCATCCGTGTGCGGAGCCGCCATGTCGACTGA
- a CDS encoding efflux RND transporter periplasmic adaptor subunit, with translation MPVPKLEPVGPRLGPVEVAAPALAPATATVALPESHGAVPAHLRDTFKRFGMGALVVALLAALAVWQGPGLIFGPRIAVDTVVQRDFVRTVVASGHVETPHRVSLGTQIVGTVARVPVSEGQSVRAGQILIELEAKESNAALAQADAAVLQAQARLRQLREVQAPMAQQALRQAQVNVDNARAQWLRSKELSAMGFVGQAALDDAAKVVAVGESQLDSVRSQLAGTRPGGSDEAVATTALDQARAGAAAARSRLLYATVLAPVAGTLIDRAVEPGDVVQPGKALMVLSPEGSTQLVVQIDEKNLQMLAVGEAAQASADAYPDQRFDAELAYINPGVDVQRGSVEVKFDVARPPAYLRQDMTVSVDIHVASRKQAVLVSSDAVHDADLAQPWVLKVDGRRVRRQAVTLGLRSGGVSEVLQGLHAGDRVVPVGAVGISDGSRLRTTAPAKQAPPASSASPT, from the coding sequence ATGCCAGTGCCAAAGCTTGAGCCAGTCGGGCCGCGTTTGGGGCCTGTCGAAGTCGCGGCGCCGGCACTGGCACCGGCAACGGCAACGGTCGCATTGCCCGAAAGCCATGGCGCGGTACCGGCCCACCTGCGCGACACGTTCAAACGTTTCGGCATGGGTGCTCTGGTGGTTGCACTCCTCGCAGCCCTTGCGGTCTGGCAGGGGCCGGGGCTGATCTTCGGACCGCGCATTGCGGTCGACACGGTGGTGCAGCGCGACTTCGTACGCACGGTCGTGGCGAGCGGGCATGTCGAGACACCGCACCGCGTGAGTCTCGGCACGCAGATCGTGGGTACCGTCGCCCGCGTGCCGGTCAGCGAAGGTCAGTCCGTGCGTGCAGGGCAGATCCTGATCGAGCTGGAGGCGAAAGAATCGAATGCGGCATTGGCGCAGGCCGATGCGGCCGTGCTGCAAGCCCAGGCGCGACTGCGACAGCTGCGCGAGGTGCAGGCGCCGATGGCACAGCAGGCGCTGCGGCAGGCGCAAGTGAATGTCGACAACGCGCGTGCGCAGTGGCTTCGAAGCAAGGAGCTTTCCGCGATGGGCTTCGTTGGCCAGGCGGCGCTCGACGACGCAGCCAAGGTCGTTGCCGTCGGCGAGTCGCAACTCGATTCGGTACGGAGTCAGCTTGCCGGCACGCGACCCGGCGGCAGCGACGAAGCGGTGGCGACGACGGCGCTCGATCAGGCGCGCGCGGGTGCGGCGGCTGCACGTTCGCGACTGCTGTATGCGACCGTGCTGGCTCCGGTTGCAGGCACGCTTATCGACCGCGCCGTCGAGCCGGGTGACGTGGTGCAGCCAGGCAAGGCCCTGATGGTGCTGTCGCCTGAGGGAAGCACCCAGCTCGTGGTGCAGATCGACGAAAAGAATCTTCAGATGCTGGCGGTCGGCGAGGCGGCGCAGGCCTCGGCCGATGCCTACCCGGACCAGCGCTTCGACGCTGAACTGGCCTACATCAATCCCGGTGTCGATGTGCAGCGCGGCTCGGTCGAGGTGAAGTTCGACGTGGCGCGGCCACCAGCGTATCTCCGGCAGGACATGACCGTGTCGGTCGACATTCACGTAGCTTCGCGCAAGCAGGCGGTGCTGGTGTCGTCGGACGCGGTGCACGATGCCGATCTGGCGCAGCCTTGGGTGCTGAAAGTCGATGGGCGCAGGGTGCGCCGGCAGGCGGTTACGCTGGGGTTGCGCAGCGGTGGTGTCAGTGAAGTGCTGCAAGGGCTGCATGCCGGCGACCGCGTGGTGCCGGTCGGCGCTGTCGGCATTTCGGACGGCTCGCGACTGCGGACCACCGCACCGGCGAAACAGGCGCCTCCCGCATCCTCCGCATCTCCGACATGA
- a CDS encoding TraR/DksA family transcriptional regulator, translating into MTQLTAQDIQVLSRQLHAMKQSAQGEIRLANDDLRQARQAGASEVHNFSDDAETLQAQNVRVEEIEIDQTRLAEIELAEKLIADGRYGKCIDCGCDIALQRLTAMPTAVRCAACQTAAEQSL; encoded by the coding sequence ATGACCCAACTCACTGCCCAGGACATTCAGGTTCTCTCGCGGCAACTTCATGCGATGAAACAAAGCGCACAAGGCGAAATACGTCTTGCCAACGACGACCTCAGGCAGGCACGGCAGGCTGGCGCAAGCGAGGTTCACAACTTCAGCGACGACGCCGAAACGCTGCAGGCGCAAAACGTTCGGGTCGAAGAGATCGAGATCGACCAGACCCGGCTGGCCGAGATCGAGCTCGCGGAAAAACTGATCGCCGATGGCCGTTACGGGAAGTGCATCGACTGCGGCTGCGACATCGCGCTGCAGCGTTTGACGGCGATGCCGACCGCCGTGCGCTGCGCTGCATGCCAGACCGCTGCGGAACAAAGTCTCTGA
- a CDS encoding NAD(P)H-dependent oxidoreductase, with product MKEVLRWIKAQHPRLTEDARSMRVLIINGHPDPKASHLCDALADAYADGARAAGHEVARIDVRVLDFPLLRSRHEWESEPLPPSLQAAQNAIGHAQHLMVVFPLWLGDMPALFKGFLEQVMRPGFAVPKAESFKSKPLAGCTARIVVTMGMPAFFYRLYYRAHSLRLLKRNVFGLVGIKTVGDAVVGSVETLTESQRARWLARMHHWGRRLG from the coding sequence GTGAAGGAGGTGTTGCGCTGGATCAAGGCGCAGCATCCCCGCCTGACTGAAGATGCGCGCTCTATGCGCGTGCTGATCATCAACGGACATCCCGACCCGAAAGCTTCGCACCTATGCGACGCGCTGGCCGATGCTTATGCCGACGGTGCGCGTGCCGCCGGGCACGAGGTTGCGCGCATCGATGTGCGTGTGCTCGACTTTCCGCTGCTGCGAAGCCGGCACGAATGGGAGTCGGAGCCACTTCCGCCTTCGCTGCAGGCAGCGCAAAACGCCATCGGGCATGCACAGCATCTCATGGTCGTTTTTCCGCTGTGGCTCGGCGACATGCCGGCGCTCTTCAAGGGATTTCTGGAACAGGTGATGCGTCCCGGTTTCGCGGTCCCAAAAGCGGAGAGCTTCAAGTCGAAGCCTCTGGCGGGCTGCACCGCGCGCATTGTGGTCACCATGGGCATGCCGGCGTTTTTCTATCGCCTGTACTACCGGGCTCACAGCCTGCGGCTCCTCAAGCGCAATGTCTTCGGACTCGTCGGCATCAAGACCGTGGGCGATGCCGTGGTCGGTTCGGTCGAGACCTTGACCGAGTCGCAGCGTGCCCGCTGGCTTGCTCGCATGCACCACTGGGGGCGTCGATTGGGTTGA
- a CDS encoding ABC transporter ATP-binding protein → MVETVVSLRAVHKAFNVGLANESEVLHGIDLQLSRGEFCAVMGPSGSGKSTLLNIIGLLDRPTRGAVSICGEDTATLDDRALTRLRGHNIGFVFQYHNLLSGFSAIENVMMPMLGDAGFFNQGMASRAANLLDSVGLAKWRDSRVTELSGGQQQRVAVARSLAMNPPLLLADEPTGNLDTKAADAVFDLLREANRKEGMAVLFVTHNPDLARRCDRTITVVDGMLQPAVSA, encoded by the coding sequence GTGGTTGAAACTGTCGTTAGCCTGCGCGCCGTGCACAAGGCCTTCAACGTCGGCCTGGCCAATGAGAGCGAAGTGCTGCACGGCATCGATCTGCAGCTTTCACGCGGCGAGTTCTGCGCGGTCATGGGGCCATCGGGCTCGGGTAAGAGCACGCTGCTCAACATCATCGGCCTGCTCGACCGTCCGACCCGTGGCGCCGTCAGCATCTGCGGCGAAGACACCGCGACCCTCGACGACCGTGCGCTCACGCGGCTGCGCGGGCACAACATCGGCTTCGTCTTCCAATATCACAACCTGCTTTCGGGCTTCAGCGCGATCGAGAACGTGATGATGCCGATGCTGGGCGATGCCGGATTCTTTAATCAGGGCATGGCCAGCCGTGCCGCGAATCTGCTCGACAGCGTGGGGCTTGCCAAGTGGCGCGACAGCCGTGTCACCGAACTGAGCGGAGGGCAGCAGCAGCGCGTGGCGGTGGCGCGCTCGCTGGCGATGAATCCGCCGCTGCTGCTGGCCGATGAACCGACCGGCAATCTGGACACGAAGGCTGCCGATGCGGTGTTCGATCTGCTGCGCGAGGCCAATCGCAAGGAAGGGATGGCGGTGCTGTTCGTGACGCACAACCCCGACCTGGCCCGTCGTTGCGACCGCACGATCACCGTCGTCGACGGGATGTTGCAGCCAGCCGTCTCCGCTTGA